A single window of Chloracidobacterium sp. DNA harbors:
- a CDS encoding endonuclease/exonuclease/phosphatase family protein, translating into MPEQTAHQIDPPSMLDHDLNKHFPELLKFESTREMHASPIWAEIRDEAERVLNAVVGENFSEHTSDAADAGNVQALAWNIERGNIFDGIVDALKHHKELKNKDVLLLTELDHGMARSGNRFVAQQIAQELKMNYAFAPVYVALQKGSGVESAVDGDNTLSIHGLAMFSRYPMSNIHAVPLPNGKDKMWGKEKRLGSLRALFADIEHPAGKFRAVTIHLDAHCSRAHRKMQIKIVLDHLETLDQLPVLIGGDWNTTGFNSQSGTRAIFGYFRRVAMGPKNVALNHLPHPERFFERPLFSMLEARGFEYKSLNEIGAGTLHYHIESIEKNTNLRDWVPEWCFPFIFWAAGRVGGKVSVRLDWFAARGIEIVPGTMPKTIGELTDSNGVPLSDHDAISVDFRILKAAE; encoded by the coding sequence ATGCCAGAGCAAACAGCCCATCAGATAGATCCGCCATCGATGCTCGACCACGATCTAAACAAGCATTTTCCCGAGCTTTTGAAGTTCGAATCGACAAGGGAAATGCACGCTTCGCCTATCTGGGCCGAGATCAGAGACGAGGCGGAGCGTGTGCTGAATGCCGTTGTCGGCGAGAATTTTTCCGAGCACACCTCCGATGCGGCAGATGCCGGCAATGTTCAAGCTCTTGCATGGAATATCGAACGCGGGAATATCTTCGACGGCATCGTCGATGCCCTAAAACATCACAAAGAGCTAAAAAATAAAGACGTGCTGCTACTGACCGAACTTGATCACGGGATGGCCCGAAGCGGCAATCGCTTTGTGGCACAGCAGATCGCACAAGAACTGAAAATGAACTACGCATTTGCGCCGGTTTACGTTGCTCTTCAAAAGGGAAGCGGCGTCGAATCGGCGGTGGATGGAGATAACACGCTTTCGATACACGGGCTTGCGATGTTTTCGCGTTACCCGATGTCTAATATCCACGCGGTACCTCTGCCAAACGGTAAGGACAAGATGTGGGGTAAAGAAAAGCGTCTCGGCAGTCTCCGTGCGCTTTTTGCTGACATCGAACATCCGGCAGGAAAGTTTCGGGCGGTGACGATCCATCTCGACGCACATTGCTCACGTGCTCACCGAAAGATGCAGATCAAGATAGTTCTCGACCACCTTGAGACCCTCGATCAATTGCCGGTGCTTATCGGCGGCGATTGGAATACGACCGGATTTAATTCGCAAAGCGGTACAAGAGCGATCTTCGGCTATTTTCGCCGTGTCGCGATGGGGCCGAAAAACGTGGCACTCAATCATCTGCCGCACCCGGAGCGATTTTTTGAACGACCGCTTTTTTCGATGCTAGAGGCACGCGGATTCGAATACAAGTCACTAAACGAGATCGGGGCGGGAACACTGCATTATCATATCGAGAGCATCGAAAAGAACACGAACTTGCGCGACTGGGTACCGGAATGGTGCTTTCCGTTCATATTTTGGGCTGCCGGGCGCGTGGGAGGAAAGGTGTCGGTCCGGCTTGATTGGTTCGCGGCCCGGGGCATTGAGATCGTACCGGGTACAATGCCGAAAACCATCGGTGAATTGACCGATAGCAATGGAGTTCCACTCTCAGATCACGACGCGATCTCGGTTGATTTTCGAATCTTGAAAGCGGCTGAATAA